From Leptospira ryugenii, a single genomic window includes:
- a CDS encoding LIC_10450 family protein gives MNPEKGKQGYIKVDDISEIDPNKLSISQAHQRYVDRDNNRYALRFNKDTRRLEIIKLTTSQGVEVVQSTPNPVPQSKPIPNMEAPAPIIEKPPILLDSEPPIVERRQSPRDEALLGGDTDLDIVGIEESRHSNQGKAEELANSSAISFEKSDGRTSAQMIDYVIKVLSTYKEKANAIIRNIQSSRIFELTGDPSENKNIVGNLAREFESQIFEGIDKMIDLHKEMTSYPRPITYYISKAPTNMREDMKAIDSDKEKLEKLHLYEMQKHSHTIVKAMKSLSLQLLNILNLKTDSQVKQLQYQNQLMFVDAKNASLYFTQDLDKTIIEIEDWKNSK, from the coding sequence GTGAACCCAGAAAAAGGAAAACAAGGCTACATCAAGGTTGATGACATTTCGGAAATTGATCCAAACAAATTATCAATTTCACAAGCACACCAGAGGTATGTTGACCGAGATAACAACCGCTATGCGCTCAGGTTCAATAAAGACACGAGGCGATTGGAAATCATCAAACTCACCACCTCGCAAGGTGTAGAGGTCGTTCAGTCTACGCCAAACCCAGTCCCACAATCCAAGCCGATTCCGAACATGGAAGCGCCAGCCCCCATCATAGAAAAGCCACCTATCCTTCTTGATTCGGAACCTCCAATCGTGGAACGTAGGCAGAGCCCACGTGATGAGGCCTTATTGGGTGGGGACACCGACTTGGACATCGTAGGAATCGAAGAATCTAGGCATTCCAACCAAGGCAAGGCGGAAGAGCTAGCAAACTCATCTGCCATCTCCTTTGAAAAATCAGATGGTAGAACCTCCGCCCAAATGATCGACTATGTGATCAAAGTACTATCTACCTATAAAGAAAAAGCCAATGCCATCATTCGCAATATACAATCCTCTCGGATCTTTGAACTTACGGGAGATCCCTCAGAAAATAAAAATATTGTAGGTAATTTAGCTAGAGAATTCGAATCCCAAATCTTTGAAGGGATTGATAAGATGATCGATCTCCATAAAGAAATGACCTCTTATCCTCGTCCAATCACCTATTATATTTCAAAAGCTCCGACCAATATGCGTGAAGATATGAAGGCGATAGACTCCGATAAAGAAAAGTTAGAAAAATTGCATCTCTATGAAATGCAAAAGCACTCTCATACAATAGTAAAAGCGATGAAGTCTCTCAGCTTGCAGTTATTGAATATTTTAAACTTAAAAACTGATTCTCAAGTCAAACAACTGCAGTACCAAAATCAATTAATGTTTGTAGATGCAAAAAACGCTTCCCTCTACTTTACTCAAGATTTGGATAAGACGATAATTGAAATAGAAGATTGGAAAAATTCGAAATGA
- a CDS encoding thiolase family protein — translation MKPILLAVAETIESDFDEAFYKQADPNEKYFALLSRSVDKLLHHLGTDRKSIAPYLTDFVSIDTLSLARAGYGHAVRDANDLGFSGISCHIVDLGGASVGGSLHQAYALIESNPEALVLVCGSDIPKSVFRQISDLKRLTETVCHKDFEIPYGATLIGLYSLLAERQMKENGMTLEDLKEITKVFRSHAIDNPRAFQFQKELTDKQLNRALAGPYSTPMIAIVTDHAFATLLTTEKKKNELIEKGILRKDTSHVYVRGASHAVHAEYFYQKKGLQSPAGIAAEKCFALSGLLRSDVDYAWIYDCFTGMIVSQASQYFGVSVSDTVKSLKSGMISTGNREIPINLGGGILNYQAAMSLSGVTGLIDIASQYGLAVDPIPKRLSSPPKVSLLGGNGGIDSINSVVLFSTEDSEHPIAKPQIARQLQVNEVDAKEGDVCQIISLSLVQFNPGGEKKTPYLLCASETERGTLVITNLFNKNLEEILSQEGISASQNKVRLQKINGLLQAVLL, via the coding sequence ATGAAACCTATCCTTTTGGCAGTTGCGGAAACCATAGAATCTGATTTTGATGAGGCTTTTTATAAACAAGCCGATCCCAATGAAAAGTACTTTGCTCTGCTCTCCCGTTCTGTTGATAAACTTTTACATCACCTAGGTACAGATAGAAAGTCCATTGCTCCTTACCTAACTGACTTTGTTTCCATCGATACATTGTCTCTCGCAAGGGCTGGCTATGGACACGCAGTGCGAGATGCCAATGATCTGGGATTTTCTGGAATTTCCTGTCATATCGTAGATTTGGGAGGTGCCAGTGTTGGTGGATCTTTGCACCAAGCGTACGCACTGATAGAATCCAATCCCGAAGCTCTTGTTCTTGTTTGTGGTTCAGATATTCCAAAATCTGTATTTCGCCAGATATCTGATTTAAAACGCCTAACAGAAACTGTCTGCCATAAGGATTTTGAAATTCCTTATGGTGCTACCCTGATAGGGCTCTATTCTTTGTTAGCGGAAAGACAAATGAAAGAGAACGGAATGACACTAGAGGATCTAAAAGAAATTACAAAAGTCTTTCGGTCCCATGCCATTGACAATCCTCGGGCATTCCAATTTCAAAAAGAACTCACGGATAAACAGCTAAACAGAGCCTTAGCTGGTCCCTACTCTACTCCCATGATTGCCATTGTCACTGACCATGCTTTTGCAACACTCCTTACGACTGAAAAGAAAAAGAACGAACTGATAGAAAAAGGGATATTGCGAAAGGACACTAGTCATGTGTATGTTAGAGGAGCAAGCCATGCAGTTCATGCTGAGTATTTTTACCAAAAGAAAGGCTTACAGAGTCCGGCAGGGATTGCGGCCGAGAAGTGTTTTGCTTTGTCTGGATTGTTACGTTCCGATGTGGATTATGCTTGGATCTATGATTGTTTTACAGGAATGATAGTTTCACAAGCTAGCCAATACTTTGGTGTTTCTGTTTCCGATACCGTAAAATCCTTAAAGTCGGGAATGATTTCTACAGGCAACCGAGAGATTCCGATCAATTTAGGCGGAGGTATACTCAATTACCAAGCGGCTATGTCTTTGTCAGGAGTGACGGGATTGATAGACATTGCTAGCCAGTATGGTTTAGCAGTGGACCCTATTCCGAAAAGACTTAGCTCACCACCTAAAGTAAGTTTGCTGGGGGGAAATGGAGGCATTGATAGTATCAACTCTGTGGTTTTGTTTTCTACAGAAGATTCTGAACATCCAATCGCAAAACCTCAGATCGCTAGGCAGCTACAAGTGAACGAAGTGGACGCAAAAGAAGGAGATGTTTGCCAGATCATCTCTTTGAGTTTGGTGCAATTTAACCCCGGCGGTGAGAAAAAAACTCCTTATCTACTCTGCGCCTCTGAAACAGAGAGGGGAACTCTAGTGATTACAAATCTTTTCAATAAAAATTTAGAAGAGATCTTGAGCCAAGAGGGTATCTCCGCATCACAAAACAAAGTCAGATTGCAGAAGATAAATGGTCTCTTGCAAGCTGTTTTGTTGTAG
- the pheS gene encoding phenylalanine--tRNA ligase subunit alpha produces MNLQNEIESIIKEAKSSLSSCQAEDQLDATKNLFIGKKGKLTQVLKGIASLTVEEKKTIGKFANEAQAEIESFLEEQRTRLKESYYSESLKSEVFDALRPIASSERGSLHPITQIQYEIEDIFTSMGFSIMDGPEVETDENNFAALNFTDDHPARDMQDTFYTVDGNLLRTHTSAIQVRALKNLKPPFRIIAPGRVFRYEEVDASHENTFYQVEGMVVGEGISIAHLIYTMETLLSRIFRKTVKTRLRPGYFPFVEPGFELDIQCLVCEGKGCSVCKHSGWLELLPCGLVHPNVLSAGGHDPKRWTGFAFGLGLDRLVMMRYGIHDIRYFQSGNLRFLKQF; encoded by the coding sequence ATGAATCTTCAAAATGAAATTGAATCTATCATAAAAGAGGCTAAATCTTCGCTTAGCAGTTGCCAGGCGGAAGATCAGTTGGATGCAACAAAAAATCTTTTCATTGGTAAAAAGGGCAAACTCACCCAAGTGTTAAAAGGGATTGCTTCTTTAACTGTCGAAGAAAAGAAAACCATCGGAAAATTTGCTAACGAGGCTCAGGCTGAAATAGAATCTTTTTTGGAAGAACAGAGAACTCGCTTAAAAGAGTCCTACTACTCAGAATCCTTAAAATCTGAAGTTTTTGATGCTCTTCGTCCAATTGCATCATCTGAACGAGGCTCTCTACATCCCATCACACAAATTCAATATGAGATCGAGGATATTTTTACCTCGATGGGATTTTCTATAATGGATGGACCAGAGGTAGAGACCGACGAAAACAATTTTGCAGCCTTGAATTTTACCGATGATCATCCAGCTCGTGATATGCAGGATACTTTTTATACGGTGGATGGAAATTTACTTAGAACACATACATCTGCAATCCAAGTCCGTGCTCTTAAGAATTTGAAACCACCTTTTCGGATCATTGCCCCTGGGCGAGTATTTCGTTATGAGGAAGTAGATGCTTCCCATGAAAATACTTTTTATCAAGTAGAAGGAATGGTCGTTGGAGAAGGGATTTCGATCGCACATTTGATTTACACAATGGAAACTCTCCTCTCTCGTATCTTTCGCAAAACAGTGAAAACACGATTGAGACCTGGATACTTCCCTTTTGTCGAGCCAGGATTTGAACTAGATATCCAGTGTTTGGTCTGTGAAGGGAAAGGCTGTTCTGTCTGCAAACATTCTGGATGGCTAGAACTTCTTCCCTGTGGATTAGTTCATCCCAATGTTTTGTCAGCAGGTGGACATGATCCTAAACGATGGACAGGATTTGCCTTTGGTCTGGGATTAGACCGTCTGGTCATGATGCGCTACGGCATTCATGACATACGTTATTTCCAATCTGGGAATTTGCGATTCCTAAAACAGTTTTGA
- a CDS encoding UDP-N-acetylmuramate--L-alanine ligase, giving the protein MKIFLVGIGGIAMGNLAYMLKQLGHEISGSDQNLYPPMSDKLVEWGLSPKIGFAKENVKAADLVIIGNAISRGNPEVEEVLSSGKEYMSMAQAIGHFFLKGKKPIVIAGTHGKTTTTFLVHHLLTQIGLDPGLFVGGIRADGHAGFALGKGEYFVLEGDEYDSAFFDKSSKFLHYRPFYLILNALDFDHADIFANLDAIKVMFKRLLNLVPNTGKVFSWGGSKNLNAILEEYKHAPVDFFELNQKNSIIRYEKGIVKIQNKELRPKLIGAHNFRNAEAALRLCLEIAPSQKEKLIQAFLSFPGVKRRQEILFQNQNSILVEDFAHHPVAIQETIKAHKEAYPKAKIISLFEPRSATSHRNVFQDDFSKCFKGSDLAMLTEVFQVNKVPAKQRLNVKKLVKDIAKNTKKEAVYCKDPSDLIDKLTQFLKKYAKDQIVVLAMSNGAFGGIYPKLKKIVEERAINESSK; this is encoded by the coding sequence TTGAAAATATTTTTGGTCGGTATAGGTGGGATTGCCATGGGCAATTTAGCTTATATGCTCAAACAATTAGGTCATGAAATTTCAGGTTCCGATCAAAATCTGTACCCTCCCATGTCGGATAAATTGGTAGAGTGGGGACTTTCTCCTAAGATAGGTTTTGCGAAAGAAAATGTGAAAGCTGCAGATTTAGTGATCATCGGCAATGCTATTTCTAGGGGCAATCCCGAAGTAGAGGAAGTTCTATCTTCTGGCAAAGAATACATGAGTATGGCACAAGCCATCGGGCATTTTTTCCTAAAAGGCAAAAAACCTATCGTCATTGCAGGTACTCACGGAAAGACTACGACTACATTTTTAGTGCACCACTTATTAACTCAAATTGGTTTGGATCCTGGACTTTTTGTCGGTGGCATCCGAGCGGATGGGCATGCTGGCTTTGCTTTGGGAAAAGGAGAATATTTTGTCTTAGAAGGTGATGAATACGATAGTGCCTTTTTCGATAAGAGTTCAAAGTTTCTTCACTATCGCCCCTTTTATCTCATTCTAAATGCATTGGACTTTGACCACGCAGATATTTTTGCGAATTTGGATGCGATCAAAGTAATGTTCAAACGACTTTTGAATTTAGTTCCTAACACAGGTAAGGTGTTTTCCTGGGGAGGTTCAAAAAATCTAAATGCGATTCTAGAAGAGTACAAACATGCTCCAGTCGATTTTTTTGAACTAAATCAAAAAAATTCTATTATTCGCTATGAGAAGGGCATAGTCAAGATACAAAACAAAGAACTACGGCCCAAACTCATAGGAGCTCATAACTTTCGAAATGCGGAAGCGGCATTGCGTCTTTGTCTAGAGATTGCACCTTCGCAAAAAGAAAAGTTGATCCAGGCATTTCTCAGTTTTCCGGGTGTGAAACGTAGACAAGAAATCCTCTTTCAAAACCAAAATAGTATACTTGTAGAGGACTTTGCTCACCATCCAGTTGCCATACAGGAAACAATCAAAGCCCACAAAGAAGCATATCCAAAAGCAAAAATCATTTCCCTATTTGAACCTAGAAGTGCAACCTCCCATAGAAATGTATTCCAAGATGATTTCTCAAAGTGTTTTAAAGGTTCAGATCTAGCCATGCTCACGGAAGTCTTTCAGGTTAATAAAGTACCAGCAAAACAAAGGTTAAACGTAAAAAAATTAGTGAAAGATATCGCTAAAAATACTAAAAAAGAGGCTGTGTATTGTAAGGATCCATCGGATCTAATTGACAAGCTGACTCAATTCCTCAAAAAATATGCTAAGGACCAAATAGTGGTTCTAGCAATGTCAAATGGTGCCTTTGGAGGCATTTATCCTAAGTTAAAGAAAATCGTAGAAGAAAGAGCAATTAATGAATCTTCAAAATGA
- a CDS encoding Gldg family protein, with protein sequence MFQLERIFPFIGVIALFQFFLFDGMIVEPSKRLVWLSLVPIFILSDVIYRVFAKGIQKQEVNRYLGALIGVLSFALYVLRDWIDIPVVSGVNPEVGYLSRLREILLLLIILFAFAYLLQVVLLEIGKSSLEAQTSLSFSKNTLLQNALLGFLILLPILVAINYFAIKRNYNFDLSSKGKFSLSPIARNLLKQIKKETNIIAFYPRPLEADGDSNTYALTRVRTDVEIFLDQIRAENPLVTVQFINAYVETDLAKDYPSAANGTILIRSKKELLSEAKTPYAEEKISIKEPGDLVEMERKIISALFTVTTEQKKIYFTVSNGERFGLSFRSVPNEQINRFTTNLRFLNFKVEEWGFSQGWPSQLPSDADMVAIIGPSIPFSPEAREAIQKYVLENNGKLFITIDPRGKESFDWLLSISGLKFSETPLIELVEKPGVVVAKRIQDHNLTQFLSNKDQGVLFPFSGAFQSVSAGKNPFLFKSENLLESGFDVFADSNQNKKMDGAEKKENFIFSTLLTPLSLTGDKKGRIVIHSGTSWLTDQFYLYTSNAAFSTSLVTGQFLDEAITEIPAKKDEASVVNLSDNQKLVVWALGVFIYPGLILLVGSYYVLSKRKSKSYA encoded by the coding sequence ATGTTCCAGTTAGAAAGAATCTTTCCATTCATCGGAGTTATCGCACTCTTTCAATTTTTTTTGTTCGATGGTATGATCGTAGAGCCGAGCAAAAGGCTTGTATGGTTGTCACTCGTACCCATCTTCATCCTAAGTGATGTTATCTACAGGGTCTTTGCAAAAGGGATACAAAAACAGGAAGTCAATCGGTACTTAGGGGCCTTGATAGGTGTATTGTCCTTTGCACTTTACGTTCTTAGGGATTGGATAGATATCCCGGTTGTTTCTGGGGTGAATCCAGAGGTTGGCTATCTATCTCGGCTACGTGAGATTTTGTTACTTCTTATCATTCTCTTCGCGTTTGCCTATTTGTTACAGGTCGTCCTTTTAGAAATTGGCAAATCTTCTTTGGAAGCGCAGACAAGTCTTTCCTTTTCCAAAAACACTTTGTTGCAAAATGCACTCTTGGGATTTTTGATCCTATTACCTATCCTTGTTGCCATCAACTACTTTGCAATTAAACGAAATTACAATTTTGATCTAAGCTCTAAAGGGAAATTTTCTCTTTCGCCTATTGCCCGAAACCTTTTGAAACAAATCAAAAAGGAAACAAACATCATCGCCTTTTATCCTAGGCCTTTGGAGGCGGATGGAGATTCAAATACATATGCTTTAACACGAGTTCGGACGGATGTTGAAATCTTCTTAGACCAGATCCGAGCTGAGAATCCTCTGGTTACAGTACAGTTCATCAATGCGTATGTAGAAACTGATCTAGCCAAAGACTATCCTTCCGCTGCCAATGGTACTATTTTAATCCGTAGCAAAAAAGAGCTTCTATCCGAGGCAAAGACACCATACGCGGAAGAAAAGATATCCATTAAAGAGCCAGGCGATTTGGTGGAAATGGAAAGAAAGATTATCTCTGCCTTATTTACTGTCACAACCGAACAAAAGAAAATTTACTTCACTGTGTCCAATGGGGAGCGTTTTGGACTAAGCTTTCGATCTGTTCCCAATGAACAGATCAATCGCTTTACAACCAATCTACGATTTCTAAATTTCAAAGTGGAGGAGTGGGGCTTTTCCCAAGGCTGGCCATCTCAGCTTCCATCCGATGCCGATATGGTTGCTATCATTGGACCCTCCATTCCGTTTTCGCCAGAAGCCAGAGAGGCAATCCAAAAGTATGTCTTAGAAAACAATGGTAAGCTATTCATCACCATAGATCCACGCGGAAAAGAATCCTTTGATTGGTTATTATCTATCTCTGGATTGAAGTTTTCTGAGACTCCATTGATTGAGCTGGTGGAAAAGCCTGGCGTCGTCGTGGCAAAGAGAATCCAGGATCATAACCTAACTCAATTTTTGTCCAATAAAGACCAAGGAGTTCTCTTCCCGTTCTCAGGTGCTTTCCAATCTGTTTCTGCAGGTAAGAATCCATTTCTCTTTAAGTCGGAAAACCTACTGGAGTCTGGTTTTGATGTCTTTGCTGATTCCAACCAAAACAAAAAGATGGATGGAGCAGAAAAGAAAGAGAATTTCATCTTTTCAACATTACTCACTCCTCTTTCTCTAACAGGTGATAAAAAAGGAAGGATAGTGATCCATTCAGGAACATCTTGGCTTACTGACCAATTCTATTTGTATACTTCGAATGCAGCTTTTTCTACATCACTTGTGACCGGACAATTTTTGGATGAGGCGATTACCGAGATCCCAGCCAAAAAGGATGAAGCTAGTGTCGTAAATCTTTCCGATAACCAAAAATTAGTTGTTTGGGCCTTGGGTGTATTTATCTATCCTGGACTAATTTTGTTGGTAGGCTCTTACTACGTTCTTTCCAAACGAAAGTCAAAAAGTTATGCTTAA
- a CDS encoding ABC transporter permease translates to MNFQTAIWIYRKEMKLFFQTYMGPLVLGGTAFLNALFIMILNFNGRTNYEEATVVTFVSFMTTILIAMVILSMGSIVEEKNKGTLELLYTSPITDFDIVVGKFLFGMTICLIITIFINGFFPLVLYSFWQAPLYLVISGSVGVFLLGIFTFSVGLFASSLAKNQMISLLIAVMVILTLWVVGYFSHLFQATTRKVLFHLHIFSHYISFSKGVLPLTSIVFFLTGTFLFLYLTIKVLESRRWRG, encoded by the coding sequence ATGAACTTTCAAACCGCGATATGGATCTACAGAAAAGAAATGAAGTTATTCTTCCAAACCTATATGGGGCCTTTGGTTTTGGGAGGGACAGCATTTCTCAATGCGTTATTTATCATGATTTTAAATTTCAACGGTAGGACCAATTATGAAGAGGCAACCGTTGTCACTTTTGTCTCCTTTATGACAACTATTCTCATAGCGATGGTGATCCTTTCTATGGGTTCCATTGTGGAAGAAAAAAACAAAGGTACTTTGGAATTGCTCTATACCAGTCCTATTACAGATTTTGATATAGTCGTTGGTAAGTTTCTATTTGGAATGACCATTTGCCTGATCATTACTATCTTCATCAATGGCTTCTTCCCACTTGTACTCTACTCCTTTTGGCAAGCTCCTTTGTATCTTGTCATTTCGGGATCAGTAGGTGTTTTTTTGTTGGGTATCTTCACATTCAGTGTGGGCCTATTTGCCTCTAGTTTAGCCAAAAACCAAATGATTTCCCTCTTAATCGCTGTTATGGTGATACTCACTCTATGGGTGGTGGGTTATTTCTCTCATTTATTTCAGGCGACAACACGAAAGGTTTTGTTCCATCTTCATATCTTCTCCCATTACATAAGCTTTTCAAAAGGAGTGCTTCCCTTGACTAGTATAGTTTTTTTCTTAACAGGTACATTTCTGTTTCTATATCTTACGATTAAAGTTTTAGAATCAAGACGGTGGAGGGGATAG
- a CDS encoding ABC transporter ATP-binding protein gives MIQVSNLSKFYGEKRAISGLNFKLERGEIVGLLGLNGAGKTTTIRILTGYLIPSAGDALIDGRSIFDFPLEAKAKIGYLPETPPLYEDLSVYDYLLFVARLKKIAKDSWETEIQRVLEKTNILEMKERLISSLSLGYRKRVGIAQAILGSPEVVIMDEPISGLDPKQIIEIRNLIRSLAGEHTVLISSHILSEIYKTCDKFIFLHNGSLRQELSFSKLDEEMKRLAGLEIGLFGRPKEELESFLRSILGSDSSSLSYQSGGKEEHLFVVQTNDLVSFKERLFKNALEQSIQIESIRKQEVSLEQIFLEKI, from the coding sequence ATGATACAAGTCAGCAATTTATCAAAATTTTATGGGGAAAAGAGGGCCATCTCAGGCCTCAATTTCAAACTGGAAAGAGGGGAGATTGTTGGCCTTCTGGGATTAAACGGAGCAGGCAAAACAACCACGATCCGAATCTTAACAGGCTATTTGATCCCGAGTGCAGGAGATGCCCTCATTGATGGCAGGTCAATCTTTGACTTCCCTCTGGAAGCCAAAGCAAAGATAGGTTATTTGCCAGAAACTCCTCCGTTGTATGAGGATCTCTCAGTCTATGATTACTTACTCTTTGTTGCCCGTCTGAAAAAAATTGCAAAAGACTCCTGGGAGACAGAGATCCAAAGAGTATTAGAAAAAACGAATATTCTTGAGATGAAAGAGAGACTGATTTCCTCTCTTTCCTTAGGATACAGAAAAAGAGTCGGCATTGCTCAGGCAATCCTAGGAAGCCCAGAGGTTGTCATCATGGATGAGCCGATTTCTGGTTTGGATCCTAAGCAAATCATAGAAATCAGAAATTTGATCCGAAGTTTGGCAGGCGAACATACTGTTCTGATTTCAAGTCATATTCTATCTGAAATCTATAAAACTTGTGACAAATTTATATTCCTACACAATGGATCACTCCGGCAAGAACTTAGTTTTTCAAAATTAGACGAAGAGATGAAGCGACTTGCGGGCTTAGAAATCGGTCTATTTGGAAGACCGAAAGAAGAATTGGAATCTTTTTTACGGTCAATCCTTGGCTCCGACAGTTCTTCGCTTTCATACCAAAGTGGTGGAAAAGAAGAACATCTATTTGTAGTGCAAACAAATGATCTAGTTTCGTTTAAAGAGAGATTATTTAAAAACGCTCTCGAACAAAGCATACAAATCGAATCCATTCGAAAGCAAGAAGTATCCTTGGAACAAATCTTTTTGGAGAAGATATGA
- a CDS encoding PAS domain-containing sensor histidine kinase → MYEILEKIKPFFKDEESYFAAKQVLIERETIFQEDIIYRLAGMMREAAFVLDENWHYLFINDIAKSSIKKTEDELRNFDVWTLFPEIRENEIGKAMLRARAEKKNIHLEQTQHIDGRWYDVMFIPLSNYLIVFSREISSHKKIQIGYDSILSKNNAILAAIPDSLYRIHVSGKALDYKKYPEVLEWDEELKSGDWEFLDMSELFPSSDLERIKKKINQVIDENELVTLEYFRDAYDGRKHYELRLSKSGPFEALAILRDISIRKKAEQLKNEFISVVSHELRTPLTSIKGAIDLLVGGVAGELNNQAKSLLNICKKNTLRLVRFVTDLLDIESLDSGNINFDYRTHKLADIVSHAIESMRTFSAQFHVEIDFVNPDPNYLVFVDEDRLHQCITNLISNAVKYTPKHSNVTVELGLVESNVFLKITDKGPGIDPDVRLRLFHRFVQGPPPKDKLVGGSGLGLPITKAFVEQMLGKIYYESSESGTSFFIELPRVTNRQEISGNQ, encoded by the coding sequence ATGTACGAAATTTTAGAAAAAATTAAACCTTTTTTCAAGGATGAAGAAAGCTATTTTGCAGCAAAGCAAGTTCTCATTGAGCGTGAGACAATTTTTCAAGAAGATATCATCTACCGTTTGGCGGGAATGATGCGGGAAGCTGCCTTTGTACTAGATGAAAACTGGCACTATCTATTCATCAACGACATCGCAAAGAGCTCGATTAAAAAAACAGAGGATGAACTCAGAAATTTCGATGTATGGACACTCTTTCCAGAAATACGTGAGAATGAAATCGGCAAAGCCATGTTACGTGCAAGAGCCGAAAAAAAGAACATCCACCTAGAGCAAACCCAACATATAGATGGCAGATGGTATGATGTCATGTTTATTCCACTTTCAAACTATTTAATTGTCTTCTCTCGGGAAATTTCCTCTCATAAAAAAATTCAAATTGGCTATGACAGTATTTTAAGCAAAAACAACGCAATTCTTGCTGCCATACCAGATAGTTTGTACCGTATCCATGTCTCCGGCAAAGCTCTGGACTACAAAAAATACCCTGAAGTTCTCGAGTGGGATGAGGAACTGAAGAGTGGGGATTGGGAATTTTTAGACATGAGCGAATTGTTCCCAAGTTCAGATTTAGAGAGAATCAAAAAGAAGATCAACCAAGTGATTGATGAAAATGAACTGGTCACTTTGGAATACTTTCGGGATGCTTACGATGGAAGAAAACATTACGAACTACGGCTCTCGAAGAGTGGACCTTTTGAGGCACTCGCTATCTTAAGAGACATTTCCATCCGCAAAAAAGCCGAACAGTTAAAAAATGAATTCATCTCAGTTGTTAGCCATGAGCTAAGGACACCACTCACTTCCATCAAAGGAGCAATCGACCTCTTGGTTGGCGGAGTAGCCGGAGAATTGAACAACCAAGCAAAGTCTCTCTTGAACATTTGCAAAAAAAATACACTTCGATTGGTACGTTTTGTAACCGATCTTTTGGATATAGAATCCTTGGATTCGGGAAATATAAATTTTGACTACCGTACACATAAATTAGCAGATATTGTCAGCCATGCAATTGAATCCATGAGAACCTTTTCGGCACAATTCCATGTTGAAATAGACTTTGTTAATCCTGATCCCAACTATTTAGTATTTGTCGATGAGGACAGATTGCACCAATGTATCACAAATCTTATCTCAAACGCAGTCAAATACACCCCAAAACATTCGAATGTTACTGTTGAGCTAGGACTTGTGGAAAGTAATGTATTTTTAAAAATAACAGACAAAGGTCCTGGCATAGATCCTGATGTCCGCTTAAGACTATTCCATCGATTTGTGCAAGGACCACCACCCAAAGATAAATTGGTCGGAGGATCAGGATTGGGATTGCCAATTACAAAGGCGTTCGTTGAACAGATGTTAGGTAAAATTTATTATGAATCCTCAGAATCTGGAACCAGTTTTTTTATAGAATTGCCTCGAGTTACCAATCGACAGGAAATCTCAGGAAACCAATAA
- a CDS encoding response regulator gives MYPFHDILIIDDEEDILEILRVAIEFQSDIEIYFASNGEDGIRKTNLVKPDLILLDVLMPGMDGLQVMDHLKNNQILKDIPVIFLTSRVLKSQTQTYLNKGAIGFIEKPFAPLEILDKIQILWTEYTKQKET, from the coding sequence ATGTATCCTTTTCATGATATTTTGATCATTGATGACGAAGAGGACATTCTAGAAATCCTACGTGTAGCCATTGAATTCCAATCTGATATAGAAATATATTTTGCAAGCAATGGAGAAGATGGTATCCGAAAGACAAACCTGGTAAAACCTGATTTGATTTTATTGGATGTGCTGATGCCAGGGATGGATGGTTTGCAGGTGATGGACCATTTGAAGAACAACCAAATCTTAAAGGATATCCCCGTCATTTTTTTAACATCCCGAGTCTTAAAGTCACAAACCCAAACCTATCTCAACAAAGGAGCAATTGGCTTTATCGAAAAACCGTTCGCTCCTTTGGAAATCCTAGATAAGATCCAGATCCTTTGGACCGAATACACCAAACAAAAAGAAACTTAG